In Blautia sp. SC05B48, a single genomic region encodes these proteins:
- a CDS encoding SH3 domain-containing protein, whose translation MKKKCIMALIIGAAFLAQGCGYEEGTDAVVTVVDSTPTPEPTEKPKATATPTPKAAADSTADGAAAAADSTTAGAADPAAQTAATEQTPSGINVQAQDATYYAVEGVNLRSDANAEAEFVAGVLSGESLKCTGVCDNGWIRVDYNGQTCYASGDYVSTTPPVGAVAADTTAEAAQ comes from the coding sequence ATGAAGAAAAAATGTATTATGGCTTTGATAATAGGCGCGGCTTTCCTTGCACAGGGCTGTGGATATGAGGAAGGAACCGATGCAGTGGTAACAGTAGTAGATTCCACACCGACGCCGGAGCCCACAGAGAAGCCGAAGGCAACTGCAACACCTACACCGAAGGCAGCAGCAGATTCCACAGCAGACGGAGCAGCAGCGGCGGCAGACTCCACCACAGCTGGGGCAGCAGATCCCGCAGCACAGACAGCAGCTACGGAGCAGACCCCAAGCGGCATCAACGTACAGGCTCAGGATGCCACCTACTATGCAGTGGAGGGTGTGAATTTACGTTCTGACGCCAATGCAGAGGCAGAGTTTGTGGCAGGTGTCCTTTCCGGAGAATCCCTGAAGTGTACCGGTGTCTGTGACAATGGATGGATCCGTGTGGATTATAATGGCCAGACCTGCTACGCATCCGGCGATTACGTCAGCACAACCCCGCCGGTAGGAGCAGTGGCAGCAGATACTACCGCAGAAGCAGCACAGTAG
- a CDS encoding S-ribosylhomocysteine lyase, with the protein MEKITSFTIDHIKLQPGVYVSRKDPVGDQVITTFDIRMTSPNEEPVMNTAELHAMEHLAATFLRNHKEFGPKVIYWGPMGCRTGNYLLLNGDYESRDIVPLMIEMFEFIRDFEGEIPGASPKDCGNYLDMNLGMAKYLAKKFLNEVLYDIKPDRLVYPE; encoded by the coding sequence ATGGAAAAGATCACAAGTTTTACCATTGACCATATCAAGCTTCAGCCTGGCGTATACGTTTCACGTAAGGATCCGGTTGGAGATCAGGTGATCACTACCTTCGATATCCGTATGACTTCTCCCAATGAGGAGCCTGTTATGAACACAGCCGAGCTTCACGCCATGGAGCATCTGGCAGCTACCTTCCTGCGAAACCATAAGGAGTTTGGCCCGAAGGTCATTTACTGGGGTCCTATGGGCTGCCGTACCGGAAATTATCTTCTTCTTAACGGGGATTATGAATCCAGAGATATCGTTCCGCTGATGATCGAGATGTTTGAATTTATCCGCGATTTTGAGGGTGAGATCCCGGGAGCTTCTCCCAAGGACTGCGGAAATTATCTGGATATGAACCTTGGCATGGCAAAATATCTGGCAAAGAAATTCCTAAACGAAGTTCTCTACGATATCAAGCCGGACCGTCTTGTTTATCCGGAATGA
- the coaBC gene encoding bifunctional phosphopantothenoylcysteine decarboxylase/phosphopantothenate--cysteine ligase CoaBC: MLKGKTVLLGITGSIAAYKIAYLTSALHKLHADVHVLMTENATNFINPITFETLTGNKCLVDTFDRNFQFQVEHVSIAKKADVVMIAPASANVIGKLANGLADDMLTTTVMACRCQKILSPAMNTAMYENPVVQDNIRKLKTYGYEVITPASGYLACGDTGAGKMPEPETLLEYILKEAAFQKDLAGKKLLVTAGPTQEAIDPVRCLTNHSSGKMGYAIAKMAMLRGAEVTLVSGPTAIEPPLFVKVVPVTSARDMFEAVTGLSDEQDIIIKAAAVADYRPKQVSEDKVKKKDDQASIELERTDDILKYLGQHKKQGQFLCGFSMETRDMLRNSRAKLEKKNLDMVAANNLKVEGAGFQGDTNVLTLITQDEEVSLPLMSKEDAALKILDQILLLTTKAEAYLQSRSESRF, translated from the coding sequence ATGCTGAAAGGGAAAACAGTGCTTCTTGGCATCACAGGAAGTATTGCTGCGTACAAGATCGCATATCTGACAAGTGCATTACATAAGCTTCATGCAGATGTTCATGTACTGATGACAGAGAATGCAACGAACTTTATCAATCCGATCACATTTGAAACACTGACTGGGAATAAATGCCTGGTGGATACCTTTGACCGGAACTTTCAGTTCCAGGTAGAGCACGTATCCATTGCCAAGAAGGCAGATGTTGTGATGATCGCACCAGCCAGTGCAAACGTGATCGGAAAGCTGGCCAATGGCCTTGCGGATGATATGCTCACCACTACGGTAATGGCCTGCAGATGTCAGAAAATTCTTTCACCGGCCATGAATACCGCCATGTATGAGAATCCCGTGGTACAGGACAATATCCGGAAGCTGAAAACCTACGGATATGAGGTGATCACACCGGCCAGCGGCTACCTGGCATGCGGAGACACCGGAGCCGGAAAAATGCCGGAACCGGAAACCCTTCTGGAATATATCCTGAAGGAAGCCGCCTTCCAGAAAGACCTTGCCGGCAAAAAGCTCCTGGTAACGGCCGGACCTACCCAGGAGGCCATCGACCCGGTCCGCTGTCTCACCAACCATTCATCCGGAAAGATGGGATACGCCATTGCAAAAATGGCCATGCTCAGAGGAGCAGAGGTTACGCTGGTAAGCGGACCTACTGCTATTGAGCCGCCCCTTTTTGTGAAGGTCGTACCTGTGACATCTGCCAGAGATATGTTCGAGGCAGTGACCGGCTTAAGTGATGAACAGGACATCATCATCAAGGCTGCCGCAGTGGCAGACTACCGTCCGAAGCAGGTCAGTGAAGACAAGGTTAAGAAAAAAGACGATCAGGCTTCCATAGAGCTCGAGAGGACAGACGACATTCTGAAATATCTGGGCCAGCACAAAAAGCAGGGCCAGTTCCTCTGCGGATTTTCCATGGAGACCAGAGACATGCTCCGTAATTCCAGAGCCAAGCTTGAGAAGAAAAACCTGGATATGGTGGCAGCCAACAACCTGAAGGTAGAAGGCGCCGGATTCCAGGGAGATACCAATGTCCTGACTCTGATCACACAGGATGAAGAAGTGTCACTCCCGCTTATGAGCAAGGAGGATGCAGCGTTAAAGATCCTGGATCAGATCCTTCTGCTTACCACAAAGGCAGAAGCATATCTACAGAGCCGGTCAGAGAGCCGGTTTTAA
- a CDS encoding ECF transporter S component: MKNNKFTTAQLTLLGLMAAILLLMAYTPLGYLNIGPLAISFNVIPVAISAVVLGPVGGAVAGAIFGLTSFLQCIGVGGSSAMGVVLFGINPVFAFIQRFIPRLLDGICLGYIFKGMRKVSNTYVACAVTGFFSAFLNTLFFMAALVGLFGNTDYVKNLMGGHNIIIGCCLMVGINAVCEMISSTVITGAVGAALSKAHLIPSAQISREKTKA; encoded by the coding sequence ATGAAAAACAACAAATTTACAACAGCACAGCTTACATTACTCGGCCTGATGGCAGCAATCCTTCTGCTGATGGCCTACACACCACTGGGATATCTGAACATCGGGCCACTGGCCATTTCCTTTAACGTGATCCCGGTAGCCATCAGTGCAGTCGTCCTCGGACCCGTAGGAGGAGCCGTGGCAGGTGCGATCTTCGGCCTGACCAGCTTTCTCCAGTGCATAGGAGTAGGCGGCTCCAGTGCAATGGGAGTTGTGCTTTTCGGTATCAATCCGGTATTTGCCTTTATCCAGCGCTTCATCCCACGTCTTCTGGACGGTATCTGCCTCGGATATATTTTTAAAGGCATGCGAAAGGTCAGCAATACCTATGTGGCATGTGCAGTAACCGGATTCTTTTCCGCATTCCTGAATACACTGTTCTTCATGGCGGCACTTGTAGGACTGTTCGGAAATACCGATTATGTAAAAAATCTGATGGGCGGTCATAACATCATCATCGGCTGCTGTCTCATGGTAGGGATCAACGCAGTATGCGAAATGATTTCCTCCACAGTGATCACAGGAGCAGTGGGAGCCGCACTTTCCAAGGCACATCTGATCCCATCCGCACAGATCAGCCGTGAGAAGACAAAAGCATAA
- a CDS encoding type III pantothenate kinase: MILAIDIGNTNIVVGCIDDKKTYFIERLSTVRTKTELEYAVDLKTLLEIYHIKKADIEGCIISSVVPQITNIAKLAAEKILKKEVMVLGPGVKTGLNIMMDNPGQLGADLVADAVAGLNEYPVPFIVIDMGTATTVSVVNSKKQYIGGMILPGIGISLDALTARASQLSGISIDAPKHVIGRNTIECMKSGVLYSNAAAIDGIIDRVEEELGEKTTVIATGGLAKKIISHCKKEIILDEDLLLKGLLVIYKKNK; the protein is encoded by the coding sequence ATGATATTAGCAATTGATATTGGAAATACCAACATAGTCGTGGGCTGCATCGATGACAAAAAAACATATTTCATCGAGAGACTTTCTACCGTAAGAACAAAAACAGAACTGGAATATGCCGTAGACCTGAAAACCTTACTGGAAATCTACCACATCAAAAAGGCAGACATAGAAGGCTGTATCATTTCATCTGTAGTCCCGCAGATCACCAACATTGCCAAGCTGGCAGCAGAAAAGATCCTCAAAAAAGAAGTCATGGTCCTGGGACCAGGAGTAAAAACAGGTCTGAACATCATGATGGACAACCCCGGACAGCTGGGCGCGGATCTTGTGGCAGACGCTGTGGCAGGATTAAATGAATATCCGGTTCCGTTTATTGTGATCGATATGGGAACCGCCACTACAGTTTCGGTTGTCAACAGCAAAAAGCAATACATTGGCGGAATGATCCTTCCTGGCATCGGAATATCCCTGGATGCACTGACAGCCAGAGCATCCCAGCTCAGCGGGATCAGCATTGATGCCCCGAAGCATGTGATCGGGCGCAATACCATCGAATGCATGAAAAGTGGCGTGCTCTACAGCAACGCAGCAGCTATCGACGGGATCATTGACCGGGTGGAAGAAGAACTTGGTGAGAAAACAACCGTGATCGCAACAGGTGGTCTTGCAAAAAAGATCATTTCTCATTGTAAGAAAGAAATCATTCTGGATGAGGACCTTCTGCTCAAAGGACTCCTTGTGATCTACAAAAAAAATAAATAA
- a CDS encoding RluA family pseudouridine synthase — MERIITYTISTGESGENVLGFLRKKGFSKHILTTMKRAEHAILLNGEPAFGRTILRERDVLRILVPEEVGDGSESSIIPVPLPLDILYEDEDILVLNKPADMPVHPSAGNYENTLANGVAWYYKQQGKAFVYRCINRLDRDTTGVLVLAKNPLSGALLSAQMKQRQIRRTYLALTDGIPPERGTISAPVARMDASVITREVNFERGETAVTHYERLAVNNGYALVELHLDTGRTHQIRVHMKYIGCPLPGDFLYHPVFDRIGRQALHSFQLEFAHPITGEPMCFLAPVPEDFRRAFAQ; from the coding sequence ATGGAGAGAATTATTACTTATACGATCTCAACCGGGGAGTCCGGGGAAAATGTTCTTGGTTTTCTTCGGAAGAAGGGTTTTTCCAAACATATATTGACGACTATGAAGCGTGCAGAGCATGCGATCCTGCTGAACGGAGAACCGGCTTTTGGCAGAACGATCCTGAGGGAGAGGGATGTTCTCCGCATCCTTGTTCCGGAGGAAGTCGGGGACGGATCGGAGTCTTCCATTATTCCGGTGCCGCTGCCTCTGGATATCCTGTATGAGGATGAGGATATCCTTGTGCTGAACAAGCCTGCTGATATGCCTGTGCATCCCTCTGCGGGGAACTATGAGAATACTCTTGCCAACGGTGTTGCCTGGTATTATAAGCAACAGGGGAAGGCTTTTGTCTACCGTTGCATCAACCGGCTGGACAGGGATACCACGGGGGTGCTGGTGCTGGCCAAGAACCCTCTGAGCGGGGCTCTTCTCTCGGCCCAGATGAAGCAGCGCCAGATCCGGCGTACCTATCTTGCACTTACTGACGGGATCCCACCGGAAAGGGGGACGATCTCCGCTCCTGTTGCCAGAATGGATGCTTCTGTGATCACAAGGGAGGTTAATTTTGAGCGTGGGGAGACTGCTGTAACTCATTATGAGCGTCTTGCTGTCAACAACGGATATGCTCTTGTGGAGTTGCATCTGGATACGGGGAGGACCCATCAGATCCGGGTGCATATGAAGTATATCGGCTGTCCGCTGCCAGGGGATTTTCTGTATCATCCGGTTTTTGACCGGATCGGACGCCAGGCCCTGCATTCCTTCCAGCTGGAATTTGCCCACCCGATCACCGGGGAACCGATGTGTTTCCTGGCACCTGTGCCTGAGGATTTCCGCAGAGCATTTGCACAGTAA